The nucleotide sequence GTCCCGGGCTCGCCCGTCAGACGCTTCTCCAGGGTCTCCAGCCCGGTGGTGAAGCTGTGGCGCACGAACGCCATCATGCGCTCCTTGGGCAGCCCGTAGGCCTCCATCAGGTAATTGCGCACCCGCGGGACGTAGAGCGGATGGGTATCGCAGGCGACGACCTGGGCGAGCGAGCGGACCCGCGCCCGGGCCCGCGGATCCTCCGGCAGGAGCCGCACGCCGCCCCGCGTCTCCTCGAGATAGTCGAGGATGGCGAGCGACTGGGTCAGCGGCGGGCCGTCGCCGTCGAAGAGCGCCGGCACCGCGCCCTGCGGGTTGATCGCCCGGAACTCCGGCTTGTGCTGATCGCCCGCGTCGAGGTCGATGAAGGTCTCCTCGTAGGAGATCTGCTTCAGCTTCAGGGCAATCCGCACCCGGAAGGCGGCGGCCGAGCGCCAGTTGCCGTACATCTTCATGCGTGTGCCTCCCGTATCGTTCCGCGG is from Methylobacterium radiodurans and encodes:
- the maiA gene encoding maleylacetoacetate isomerase is translated as MKMYGNWRSAAAFRVRIALKLKQISYEETFIDLDAGDQHKPEFRAINPQGAVPALFDGDGPPLTQSLAILDYLEETRGGVRLLPEDPRARARVRSLAQVVACDTHPLYVPRVRNYLMEAYGLPKERMMAFVRHSFTTGLETLEKRLTGEPGTGRFCQGDQVSHADLCLVSLWVGTKIFTVPTEPYPTVARIAEACLALPAFAEAHPLRQPGAPPA